A portion of the Streptomyces platensis genome contains these proteins:
- a CDS encoding ABC transporter substrate-binding protein encodes MRRPTAPLTALALTLALTGCGATVSDDDRGAAHGRHPAGASGRYPVTVENCGIRTTYDKPPARVVTNDVGITEIMFALGLEDRMAGYVMPDDKGDVGAVPWKAAYGKVPWLGKKALTREIALDARADLVFAGWNYGFGEDTGLTPAALKKLGIGSYVLTESCHNGRDGARGVLPPLEALYTDLTTLGKIFGVEDRAAALVKKYRKQVADAAAKAPAPAKRPSVFLYDDGRDKPFTSGKYAGPHDIITKAGGDHVMKDLKDSWTTVGWETVVARDPDVIVINDYGDTSAARKKKFLMSYAPLAHVSAVKHHRIYVMDYADLVESPRNPAAVTDLARYLRGIRAGG; translated from the coding sequence CACCCCGCCGGAGCGTCCGGCCGCTACCCCGTCACCGTCGAGAACTGCGGTATCCGCACCACCTACGACAAGCCGCCCGCCCGCGTGGTCACCAACGACGTCGGCATCACCGAGATCATGTTCGCGCTCGGCCTGGAGGACCGGATGGCCGGCTATGTCATGCCCGACGACAAGGGCGATGTCGGCGCCGTCCCCTGGAAGGCCGCGTACGGCAAGGTCCCCTGGCTCGGCAAGAAGGCCCTCACCAGGGAGATCGCCCTCGACGCCCGGGCCGACCTGGTCTTCGCGGGCTGGAACTACGGCTTCGGCGAGGACACCGGCCTCACCCCCGCCGCCCTGAAGAAGCTCGGCATCGGCAGCTATGTGCTGACCGAGTCCTGCCACAACGGCAGGGACGGCGCCCGCGGCGTGCTGCCGCCGCTGGAGGCGCTCTACACCGACCTGACGACGCTCGGGAAGATCTTCGGCGTCGAGGACCGCGCCGCCGCCCTGGTGAAGAAGTACCGCAAGCAGGTGGCCGACGCCGCCGCCAAGGCCCCCGCACCCGCGAAGCGGCCCTCCGTCTTCCTCTACGACGACGGCCGCGACAAGCCGTTCACCTCGGGCAAGTACGCCGGACCGCACGACATCATCACCAAGGCCGGCGGCGACCACGTCATGAAGGACCTCAAGGACTCCTGGACCACCGTCGGCTGGGAGACCGTCGTCGCCCGCGACCCCGATGTCATCGTGATCAACGACTACGGCGACACCTCCGCCGCCCGGAAGAAGAAGTTCCTGATGTCCTACGCCCCGCTCGCCCACGTCTCGGCGGTCAAACACCACCGGATCTACGTCATGGACTACGCCGACCTCGTCGAAAGCCCCCGCAACCCCGCCGCCGTCACCGACCTGGCCCGCTATCTGCGCGGTATACGGGCGGGCGGCTGA